The Bacillus sp. NEB1478 genome contains the following window.
GTAAGCAAAGATCCTGTGCTGTCTCCTCTTTTTCCGGAAGACTTATCGGAAACAGCATACAAGCAGACACTATTTTTAAGCCAGTTTTTGGGTGGACCACCTTTATATACCGAAGAATTCGGACATCCTATGTTAAGAGCACGCCACATGCCTTTTCCGATTACTGATGTACATGCCGAAAGATGGCTTAATTGTATGGAACGGGCGATGACAGGACAAAAGCTAGAAACACACCTGCAGGAATTTTTATTAAGCCGATTGAAAATGACAGCTTATCACATGGTTAATACAGAAAGGAGCGAGAACGCTGACACATAATAAGTCCAATTTTTTGTACGACGACCATGAGAATTTTAACCGTCAAGTTAATCAAAAGCCATTGGAAATCTATTCTGTCATCGATCCGCTTTGTCCAGAATGTTGGTCATTGGAGCCTGTTTTAAAGAAGCTGCAAGTTCAGTATGGTCGCTACTTTACACTTCGCCACTTTGTAAGTGGAAGTTTGGAATCATTAAATACGTATGTACCTAAAAATAGAAAAGGCTTAAAAACAGCCGAGCAAATTGCTGAAAAATGGAAGAAAACTGCTTCTCTTACAGGGATGAGTTGTGATGGGGATGTATGGTTAGAAAACCCTGTCTCATCACCTATTAAAGCTACTTTGGCAATAAAAGCTGCTGAACTGCAAGGGAAACAGCAAGGAATGAAGTTTCTTAGAAAGCTGCAGGAAAATTTATTCTTAAACAAAAGAGATATCGGAAATGAAGAAGTACTTTGTGATATTGCACGATCGGTTGGTCTGGATGAAGAAGAATTTTTAAAAGATTTATCATCCGCTGCTGCAATAAAAGCCCTGCACTGTGATTTGAAATTTTCGAAAGAGATGGATGTCACTCAAATCCCGACTCTTATTGTATTTAATGACAAGACAGACGATGATGGCATTAAAATATCAGGTCGCTACTCCTATGATGTTTATGTAGAAATACTACGGGAGATGTTAGGTTTTCCTATCGAACCTGCACCGCTGCCAGATCTTGAAGAATTTCTTTCAATCTATACATTTGTAGCGACAAAGGAAGTTTCTGTCGTTTATCAAATCAGTAATGAAGAAGCTGAGAAACAGTTAAAACGACTTGTTTTAAAGCAAAAAGTCGAACGTATTCCCGTGAAATACGGAACTTTCTGGAGATATGTTCAGAACCGCTAAAAAAATTGAAGCTGATCCTTAAGTGCTTGTACTTTTCGGATCAGCTTTTTTATTTATTTCTTTATTTTTCGAAATTACATTTTTGTCTGATTGCTCTTTCTTTTTGTTTGATTACCTTCAATTTTTGTCTGATTGCTCTCACTATTGATTACCTTCGTTTTTTGTCTGATAAATTTAATTCCTCAGCAGTAATTGATAAAAGTGGACGTCTTGCCACACTTCAAATTTGAAACCTACCTCTTTAAAACAGCCTACAAATTCAAATCCATATTTTTTATGAAGATGTACACTGGCTTCGTTTCCGCCTGTAATTCCGCCAATTACTGTATGATAGCCAAGAGTGTCTGCTCTTTGCAGAATTTCTTTCATCAGTAAATTTCCGATCCCCTTTCCCTGCTGTCCCCAATGAATATAGATAGATAGTTCTGTAGTCTTTGCATAAGCAGGTTTATCTCGGAAAGGGCTTAAGCAGCTATAGCCAATCACTTTATTTTCTTCAACGGCTACAATAAGCGGATACTTTTCATTAAATTTGTCAAACCAGATCTGTCGTTCTTCTAGTGATTGTTCTTTTAAATCAAAAGTGGCTGCTAAATTCATTATCGCATAATTGTAGATCTCCAAAATCTCTGGCAAGTCCTGCTGAACAGCTTCTCTAATCTGTATCATCTGCGGTGTTCCTTCTTTCTAAGAATATTATTCATTTATTATAGACATCTTTTGGACGTGCTTGCATATCCTCATTCTAGCAGAATAAATATGTACAAAGGAGGAGTCACAATGTATTTAATTCTTTTTCTCATCAGCTTAATTTCACTAGGGGGAAGTTTTTATTACTTTGTCCTCTCCCTGTTAAATATGGCACCAAAGATTTTAGCATTTCCGCTTCTATTTATTGCGATTCTTTTTACCACGCTTTGCTATAACTATCGTTCAAAACTTAAAAGAATTGGTTAATGTAAAAAATCCTGCCCAACAATTTGGACAGGATTTTTCTTATTTTGAATCACTCGGCAAAAAGTAATTCTTCCATTTCATCTAAAATAGATTCAAATACTTTTAGCGCATTTTCAATTGGTTCTGGTGTTGTCATATCAACGCCGGCTTTTTTCAATACTTCGATCGGGTAGTCAGAGCTTCCCGCTTTTAAGAAATCCATGTATCGGTCAACAGCTGGCTTTCCTTCTTCAAGAATTTGTTTAGATAATGAAGCCGCAGCACTGAATCCTGTTGCATATTGATAAACATAGAAGTTGTAATAGAAGTGAGGAATTCTAGCCCATTCTAAACCAATTTCTTCATCGATTACGAGATCTTCACCAAAATATTTAACGTTTAGATCATAATAAATTTTCGTTAATAGTTCAGGAGTAAGAGGTTCTCCATTTGCAGCACGAACATGGATTTCCTGTTCGAATTCTGCAAACATAGTCTGGCGGAATACAGTACCTCTAAATCCTTCTAAATGATGATTTAGCAAGTACAGTTTTTCCTTCTTATCAGATGTTTTCTGAAGCATGTAGTGATTAAGCAGCGCTTCATTACATGTTGAAGCCACTTCTGCTACGAAAATGGAATAGTCAGCATACGGATATGGCTGATTTTCACGCGTATAATGACTGTGAACTGAGTGACCGATTTCGTGTGTCAAAGTGAAAAGATTGTTAACATTATCTTGCCAGTTCATTAAAATATATGGCATTGTCCCATAAGCGCCAGAAGAATAAGCACCACTGCGCTTGCCGGCATTTTCATGAACATCGATCCAGCGCTTTTCGTAACCTTCTTTTACGATTGTTTTGTACTCATCACCCATTGGATCTAAGCTATCCAAAACAAGCTGTTGCGCTTCTTTAAAGGTTACTTCCATCTTAGCATCTTTAACAAGCGGAGTGTAAAGATCATACATGTGAAGCTCTTCAAGACCAAGCGCTTTTTTACGCAGACGAACATATCGGTGCAATAAGTTCAGGTTATCATTTACCGTTTTTACTAAGTTGTCATATACAGCTTCAGGAATATTGTTATTGTTTAGAGCAGCTTGACGTGCTGAATCAAAATGGCGCACCTTCGCAAAGAAGTTATCACGCTTTACAGTTCCAGCAAGTGTACTTGCAAAAGTATTTTTGTAAGAGTCATAAGTTCCATAAACCGCTTTGAAAGCCTCTTCTCTAACACTGCGGTCAGAGCTTTCCAAGAAACGAATATAACGGCCATGTGTGATTTCTATCTCTTCACCATTCTCGTCTTTAATTACAGGGAATTTTAAATCGGCATTGTTGAGCATACCAAAAGTGTTGCTTGAAGTATTCGCTACTTCTCTTACATCAGCCAGCAGAGCTTCCTCTTCTTTAGATAGAACATGAGGGCGCTGACGGTTAATTTCATCCAAAGCATGCTTGTAAAGTTTTAGAGGTTCATAGCTTTTTAAATATTCAACAAGAGTTTCTTCTGAAAGTGATAAAATTTCAGGTACAGCAAAAGAAACAGTGCTGCTGACTTGTGTAGCCAGATTGGAAGCACGGTCGTTTAAACCTTGGTATAGGGAATTCGTAGTGTCCTGGTCATATCTCATATGAGCATATGTATATAGCTTACCAAGCTTTTTCGTAACTTCATCCTGTTTTTGAAAATAGGAATAAAGCGTTTCAGCGGACTCTCCTAATTTTCCCTGAAATGATTTTAATTCTGGAAGCAGATCTTTCGTTTCTGTGAACTCTTTTTCCCACACTTCATCCGTAGAATAAATCGCTTCTAAATCCCATGTATCCGCTACAGGAACTTCATTACGTTTCGGTAATGATTTCGTTTTAGTTTGAGACATACCCACACCTCCAAGTAAATTCAAAGAAAAATGCTAACATTCTTCTTATGTATATCTACATTTTACCAGAAAATGCTTATACAAAGTCAAAAAATCCGCCTCTTAAACTGAAAATTTTGTCTAGTTGGAACGCTTCGTCCAAAGTTGCTGGATATGAAATTGCATCTAGTTTTTTATAGAAATTTTCATGAATTTGGACGATCACTTTTTCTTCTTCTAAAAAAGTTAAATAACCATGGAGAGCTGTCTTAAAGTTCTCATTCAAATATGGAAAGCTTCTTGTAGAAAATATTCTTTTAAAAATCAATCTTGAAAATTCTGATTCGATTTGAGAAAACAGAAATGTATTAGGGAGCTTTTCAATGTAATAAAGAAGATAGGATTGCCAAATGAAAGCGGCAGTATCGAAGTGATAAAAATCACGAGTTGGCACACCTGCTAAAGGAGAAAACAGCGTAAGGGATTTATGATGATAATAGAGGACTTTTTTCAAATACATACTTGCAGGGCTGATGTTTTTAAAAGCTGTTTTTCTCCAACTCTTTTTTTGGTTCATCCATTGTGTAATTAAACACTTCGAATCAACTGAACCCTTTTTTACATCATTTAACCCCCTTAAATCTTTTAGAGAAAAGCTCTGAACTTTTCCCAGAATTTTGTTTGATGTTAACGGTATAATATTATGCACTAATAAAAATTTCTGCTGTAAGGGGCAAAAATAATAAAGATATAGATTCCCATTCAGATCTTTCTTTGCAGCAGTTAAGTCACCACTTTGAATCGAATAAAGCTCATTATGTATCTTTTTCAGACGCTTCTTTGCAAAAATCCAGTCTGATTCCATATTCAGAGACTTATATCCATTTATTCTCCTGCAAAATATTTCTTTTTTCATAGAAACGCACTGGAATTCTACGGCATGGTTTTGTAATGGGAGATAGATGTCCGGTCGCTGTTCGATACCTCGTATGTATTTCTCTAATATTGGCTCTTCTTTAAAACTCTGAAACCAATGATACAATTTTTTCTTTCCGAGCAAATGATATTCTGTCTCTGCTTCATGATAAGGAAGACAATTTGAATCTTGAGAATGGGCAAAATGCCATACCTTTTTTGTTCCGCACTTTGGTATGACTTTATTTTTGCATACTGGACAAAGCAGCACATCTATCTTTAATATTTCCTTCCATCCTTCTTTTGTAATATCTCCGAGCATATTAACAGACTGATTTTGAAACAACGCTACTAACAATGACATCCCTTCTTTCTTTTCACTTATTATGAAGGGATATACATGCATGTTCATCTTTGTAAATTCGATATAATTAACTGCAATCAATTGATTTTTAAGAATATTACCCATAAAAAAAATAAAAACCGATTTCAATAGAAACTGAAATCGGCAAAAACTTATAATTTAAAATATTCTTGAACGTGATCTAATGCATTTTCGGATACAATATTTTTTCCATACTCCTGAATCCGATAAACAGATAGGTCAGAGTCGTTTCCGTATTCGAGAAGCTGTGCCAGTAAATCATCTTGTTCTTTGTCAGTAGCTTCTGCATTAAATGTCACATATAGAAAATATCTTCCTTCGAAATGATACAACGAGTTTTCAAATGACGAAGAATCGATCGTGTGACTTAATAAAATAACATCTTCAAAGTCATTAAACGTAAACAAGAACGATAAATAATCCTCATCCGATTCTTCTAATTCATCGTATTCTTCTTCTTCAACTTGAAATTGCTGGTCGAGCAGCTTCTCAATATGCTGATCAACGGGAAGATCCAGCTTATCATCACCGATAGGGAGTTCAATTTTTTTGCCGTCTTTAGACATTTGGGCACGCGTTACGATAATTTCGAGTCCTTTATCTAAAGCTTGGACTTGAATCCAAAGAGGACCTTCTAGTGGAAATTGTTCTTGCTGATGGGCCTCATCCATCATTTCCCAAAAAAGTTCTTCTCCTCTTTCTCGATCAGACCATATTTCTTCGCGGTCAAATCCTCGATCTTCTATGTCACGATACGTAATAAAAAATTTTATGGTGAACTCATTCACTCTTTCAATTTCCATGTCTGCTTCTCTCCCTTCTCTCCGGTTTGTTCGTGAAGGGATAAATACCCCTAGAAAAAAGCATTTCAAAGTTCCTTTAAGTTTCCAACCAGTAACACGTCAATCACTATAAACCTCTTGTACCTTATTCTATGACAAATCAGCT
Protein-coding sequences here:
- a CDS encoding GNAT family N-acetyltransferase — protein: MIQIREAVQQDLPEILEIYNYAIMNLAATFDLKEQSLEERQIWFDKFNEKYPLIVAVEENKVIGYSCLSPFRDKPAYAKTTELSIYIHWGQQGKGIGNLLMKEILQRADTLGYHTVIGGITGGNEASVHLHKKYGFEFVGCFKEVGFKFEVWQDVHFYQLLLRN
- the mecA gene encoding adaptor protein MecA — protein: MEIERVNEFTIKFFITYRDIEDRGFDREEIWSDRERGEELFWEMMDEAHQQEQFPLEGPLWIQVQALDKGLEIIVTRAQMSKDGKKIELPIGDDKLDLPVDQHIEKLLDQQFQVEEEEYDELEESDEDYLSFLFTFNDFEDVILLSHTIDSSSFENSLYHFEGRYFLYVTFNAEATDKEQDDLLAQLLEYGNDSDLSVYRIQEYGKNIVSENALDHVQEYFKL
- a CDS encoding competence protein CoiA family protein, with amino-acid sequence MGNILKNQLIAVNYIEFTKMNMHVYPFIISEKKEGMSLLVALFQNQSVNMLGDITKEGWKEILKIDVLLCPVCKNKVIPKCGTKKVWHFAHSQDSNCLPYHEAETEYHLLGKKKLYHWFQSFKEEPILEKYIRGIEQRPDIYLPLQNHAVEFQCVSMKKEIFCRRINGYKSLNMESDWIFAKKRLKKIHNELYSIQSGDLTAAKKDLNGNLYLYYFCPLQQKFLLVHNIIPLTSNKILGKVQSFSLKDLRGLNDVKKGSVDSKCLITQWMNQKKSWRKTAFKNISPASMYLKKVLYYHHKSLTLFSPLAGVPTRDFYHFDTAAFIWQSYLLYYIEKLPNTFLFSQIESEFSRLIFKRIFSTRSFPYLNENFKTALHGYLTFLEEEKVIVQIHENFYKKLDAISYPATLDEAFQLDKIFSLRGGFFDFV
- the pepF gene encoding oligoendopeptidase F codes for the protein MSQTKTKSLPKRNEVPVADTWDLEAIYSTDEVWEKEFTETKDLLPELKSFQGKLGESAETLYSYFQKQDEVTKKLGKLYTYAHMRYDQDTTNSLYQGLNDRASNLATQVSSTVSFAVPEILSLSEETLVEYLKSYEPLKLYKHALDEINRQRPHVLSKEEEALLADVREVANTSSNTFGMLNNADLKFPVIKDENGEEIEITHGRYIRFLESSDRSVREEAFKAVYGTYDSYKNTFASTLAGTVKRDNFFAKVRHFDSARQAALNNNNIPEAVYDNLVKTVNDNLNLLHRYVRLRKKALGLEELHMYDLYTPLVKDAKMEVTFKEAQQLVLDSLDPMGDEYKTIVKEGYEKRWIDVHENAGKRSGAYSSGAYGTMPYILMNWQDNVNNLFTLTHEIGHSVHSHYTRENQPYPYADYSIFVAEVASTCNEALLNHYMLQKTSDKKEKLYLLNHHLEGFRGTVFRQTMFAEFEQEIHVRAANGEPLTPELLTKIYYDLNVKYFGEDLVIDEEIGLEWARIPHFYYNFYVYQYATGFSAAASLSKQILEEGKPAVDRYMDFLKAGSSDYPIEVLKKAGVDMTTPEPIENALKVFESILDEMEELLFAE
- a CDS encoding globin — its product is MFDEKKTPYELIGERQGIEKLVTSFYALVSKDPVLSPLFPEDLSETAYKQTLFLSQFLGGPPLYTEEFGHPMLRARHMPFPITDVHAERWLNCMERAMTGQKLETHLQEFLLSRLKMTAYHMVNTERSENADT
- a CDS encoding ClpXP adapter SpxH family protein, which encodes MYDDHENFNRQVNQKPLEIYSVIDPLCPECWSLEPVLKKLQVQYGRYFTLRHFVSGSLESLNTYVPKNRKGLKTAEQIAEKWKKTASLTGMSCDGDVWLENPVSSPIKATLAIKAAELQGKQQGMKFLRKLQENLFLNKRDIGNEEVLCDIARSVGLDEEEFLKDLSSAAAIKALHCDLKFSKEMDVTQIPTLIVFNDKTDDDGIKISGRYSYDVYVEILREMLGFPIEPAPLPDLEEFLSIYTFVATKEVSVVYQISNEEAEKQLKRLVLKQKVERIPVKYGTFWRYVQNR